In the Streptomyces cinnamoneus genome, CCAGGGCTACGGCTACCCCGCCCCGGGCGGCATGCAGCCCGGCGCCCCCTACGGCGCCCAGCAGCAGCCGTCCTTCGGCGGCGCGCCGCAGGCCGGCCCGACCCAGGTCCAGCCGCAGCAGGGCCCCGAGGCCGCGCAGCCCGCGGCCGCCGGCCAGCCCGCCGCGCCGGCCGGCGGTGACTTCACCCCGTTCTGGTTCGCGGTGCCGGTGAACCGGCCGCTGTTCCCGGAGGACGGCTCCCAGACGCCGATCGCCGAGCTGGCGCCCGGCACGTGGTACCTCGCGGTGGACCAGCGCGGTCCGGCGCTCGTCGCCCAGACGCAGGACGGCCGCCGCGGCGTCCTCCAGGACACCACGGGCATCCAGCGCGGCTGACGCGCCCCGCTCCCACGACGGCCCGCCGGGTTCATCCCGGCGGGCCGTCGCGTTGTCCGCGGCGCCCGGGCGGCGGTGGCCGGCACGGCCGGCCGGCGGCCCTCGCGGCGCCCTGGTCCCGTGCGGCCCGCGGCCCTAGAGTCCCCAATTGCCTGATGACCCGTCAGATATGGATCCGGCAGGGTACCCAAGGAGGCTCTCGTGCGACTCGGTCTCGCCCTCGGTTACTGGGGCCGGCACCCCGACCCACGCCAGCTCGCCCTCGCCCAGCAGGCCGAGCGGCTCGGCTACCACTCCGTCTGGACCTCCGAGTCGTGGGGATCCGACGCCTTCACCCCGCTGACCTGGATCGCCGCCCACACCCGCCGCATCCGGCTCGGCACGGCCGTGGCCCAGATGGCCGCCCGCACGCCGACGGCCACGGCCATGCACGCCCTCACCCTCGACCACCTCTCCGGCGGCCGGGTCCTGCTCGGCCTCGGCCTGTCGGGCCCCCAGGTCGTCGAGGGCTGGTACGGACGCCCGTTCCCCGACAGCCCGCTGACCGCCACCCGCGAATACGTGGACGTCGTCCGGCAGGTGCTGCGCAGACAGGCGCCCGTGGAGCTCGCCGGGCGCTACCACTGCCACCCCTACACCGGGCCCGGCGCCACCGGCCTGGGCAAGCCGCTGCGCTCCGTGACCCACCCCCTGCGGGCCGGCCTGCCCGTGCTGCTGGGCGCCGAGGGCCCGCGCAACGTCGCCCAGACCACGCGCGTCGCGGACGGCTGGCTACCGCTGTACTGGTCGCCGGCGCGCTCGGACCTCTACGCCGAGTCCCTCGCCGGCACCCCCGCGGGCTTCATGGTGGCCCCCCTGACGCAGGCGAGGATCTGCGCGGACGTCACGGAGGGACTGCGCCCCGTGAAGACCATGCTCGCCCTCTACATCGGCGGCATGGGCCACGCGGCCCGCAACTTCCACGCCGACCTCATGGCCCGCATGGGATACGGGGAGGAGGCCCGCCGCGTCCAGCGCCTGTTCCTCTCCGGACGGCGGGAGGAGGCCGTGGAGGCGGTGCCGGACTCCTTCGCCGACGAGATCTCGCTGGTCGGCCCGCGCGAGCGCGTCGCCGAACGGCTGGAGCTGTGGCGGGCGGGCCCGGTCACCGACCTCCTCGTCATCACGCCGGACGAGGAGACCCTCAGGGTGCTGGCGGAGCTGAACTCCTGACCGGCCGGAAGCGGGGGCGACCCGTCAGAACTTGGCTCGTTCCAGCCAGGCTTCGAGCAGCTCGCGGTCGCCGACGACCTCGATCCGGTCCGCGTCCTTCAGCGGCAGGCGGCGGTAGACGAGGCACAGCAGGTCGGCCAGCGGGCCCCGCACGGCCACGGCGGCCTTCTCGTGGGCGCGCCGCCACGCTATGTGCTCCTGCGTGCCGTCGATGACCCATTCCGCGTCCAGCTCGGGCGCGGCGTCCGTCGCGTGCAGGTGAAGGGTGCGGTCGGGGCCGGTGACGTCGCTCAGCTCCGGGAGGCGGCCGAGCCTGTGGAGGAAGGCGAGGATGTCCAGCCACTCGTCGAGGCAGTCGGCGGCCACCTCCGGGGCGACGGCGAAGGGGGAGCCGACCGCGGCGAAGGCGTCGGCGCGGTGGATCACCGTCTCGTGCGCCATGCGGCGGAACCAGAAGGCGGCGGGCTGCTCGCCGCCGAACGTCCAGACCCGGGCGTCGGGGCCGGCCTCCCGCAGGGCCGCCACCAGCGTGGCGGCGCCCTCGGTCAGCCACGCCGCGAGCGCGGCCGCGTCGGCCGGGGCCGGGCCGCCGGCCTCCTGCGACACGTCCGGCACGGCGAATTCGGTGGCCCGGGTCCGCACGACGGCCTCGACGGCGCGGTGCGCGCCGCCGAGGTGCAGGACGAGCTGGGCGAGGGTCCAGTCGGGGCAGGTGGGTACGGGGGTGGAGACGTCGGCGTCCCGCAGGGCCGTACACAGCAGTTCGGTCTCGGCGATGACCTCGCCGCAGTAACGCTCATGACTGAGAAGGCTCATGACGTCACTGTAGGGCGAGCCACTGACAATCCACCTGAGCAGGGGGTGAGTTCGCGCGGGCGACCCTCCGCCCGCCCTACCCGCAGCAGTCCGGTTCCAGGCCCGACGGCAGGCGCTCGCCCCCGAAGACGGCGGTGGTCGCCTCGTCGCCGCCCAGCGCGGCCACGGCCAGCAGCAGCGAACCGGCGGTCCAGGTGGTCTGCTCCTCCGGCCACACGGCGTCGTCGGCGAAGACGTACCCGGTCCAGTACATGCCGTTCTCGGCCCGCAGGTGCTGGATCCACTGGAGGATCGACACCGCGCGGTCCGACTCGCCCATCACCCACAGCG is a window encoding:
- a CDS encoding LLM class F420-dependent oxidoreductase — protein: MRLGLALGYWGRHPDPRQLALAQQAERLGYHSVWTSESWGSDAFTPLTWIAAHTRRIRLGTAVAQMAARTPTATAMHALTLDHLSGGRVLLGLGLSGPQVVEGWYGRPFPDSPLTATREYVDVVRQVLRRQAPVELAGRYHCHPYTGPGATGLGKPLRSVTHPLRAGLPVLLGAEGPRNVAQTTRVADGWLPLYWSPARSDLYAESLAGTPAGFMVAPLTQARICADVTEGLRPVKTMLALYIGGMGHAARNFHADLMARMGYGEEARRVQRLFLSGRREEAVEAVPDSFADEISLVGPRERVAERLELWRAGPVTDLLVITPDEETLRVLAELNS
- a CDS encoding maleylpyruvate isomerase family mycothiol-dependent enzyme — encoded protein: MSLLSHERYCGEVIAETELLCTALRDADVSTPVPTCPDWTLAQLVLHLGGAHRAVEAVVRTRATEFAVPDVSQEAGGPAPADAAALAAWLTEGAATLVAALREAGPDARVWTFGGEQPAAFWFRRMAHETVIHRADAFAAVGSPFAVAPEVAADCLDEWLDILAFLHRLGRLPELSDVTGPDRTLHLHATDAAPELDAEWVIDGTQEHIAWRRAHEKAAVAVRGPLADLLCLVYRRLPLKDADRIEVVGDRELLEAWLERAKF